A stretch of Mustela nigripes isolate SB6536 chromosome 6, MUSNIG.SB6536, whole genome shotgun sequence DNA encodes these proteins:
- the LOC132020864 gene encoding metallothionein-1E-like — protein MDPNCSCGTGGSCTCAGSCKCKECKCSSCKKSCCSCCPVGCAKCAQGCICKGASDKCNCCA, from the coding sequence ATGGATCCCAACTGCTCCTGCGGTACAGGTGGTTCCTGCACGTGCGCTGGCTCCTGCAAATGCAAAGAATGCAAATGCAGTTCCTGCAAAAAGAGCTGTTGCTCCTGTTGCCCGGTGGGCTGTGCCAAGTGCGCCCAGGGCTGCATTTGCAAAGGGGCGTCGGACAAGTGCAATTGCTGTGCCTGA